gtttaaataattatcatttgtttttttttctttttctctctctctctctgtctctttctcaaCAACACACATCCGTACATAGGTATGCGACTTTCCAAGAATGTGTACGTCATAGTCGTTAGGCGCTTTGTTAACACTAATAAAATAGCTGCCTTCTTCTTTTTCGTTGTGGGTATCTTTGTGTTGTCACAGAATGTTGTCAATAATTTGCATCATTCCGAAATTGTTATTGTTGAAAGGAAAATTTCTTAgtttttatagttataataaCCGTTATCGCAATCTCTATATTACACTCCTCTGTTTTTAGAATCCGACATTTATCATAGAATAAGTGTCGTTGCAGCATGCAATCTGtttaggcagaatatatattgtttgatAATCGTGATGTTTTTCCTTGATATAATATAGGTCAAAACGCTTTAGAAAAATCTGCattgcattatttgtaaaaaaaagagcaaataaaaaaaagtgtcatctaattgcaatttcaatttattgatatttaatgtGACTcctcaattaaatattatttcaatcgcGCGTACAAGTTTTCTCGCtgaattatcaatatattttttcaatttttttgtaactagatgatttttttataaaacgtttCGATATCTTTATCATAAAACCATTTCGTCAATTTCCttaaagctaaaataattgaaaacgaGAGATGTTTGTTACATTGAACTCATCGagtttcttcaatttttatttatttagaatccaaaataaaatattttctacacaAACGCCTCGTAATTTTTGTAACAGCTgaagttaaaattatagtaCATAGTAGAACAACAGTAGTGGCGCATAAATGAATAATCTAAATCGCGAAAGTCATAATattcacgtttttttttttttgaatttctgTTTATATGATCTATCACAATAAACTAGTCCTTCAATAAGCGAAGTTACGTGCCACAGTCAGACGGATATTTTCATACTTGTAAAATCGAAATTTGTTATGGGTCAGTTTCATGTTTTGCGAGAATGAAGATGGATAACCACATCGACGATTATACGTTGGAAAGCGTAATCGGCAAGGGAACATTCgggtatatttattatttgaaataaatgtaattacacatacatacatgtgTAGAAATCGATTTTATCTTCTATCAAAGAAATATGTGTATACTTCTAGAACTGTGTATTTggtgaaaagaaagaaagactTGAAGCTGTTTGTTATAAAAGCGCAAGATTTAAGTACAATGACTTCACCGTCCAAGGTATACAACTGTGCAATGTTCGACCTTTCATTTGAACGAAAAAGAAATCTGAATCCTATGTTTCATGATTTAGAGAGTGCTAGAAGAGGTGCGGTGTTTGCAAAAGTTGAGGCATCCGAATATAGTATTTTATCACGATGCGTGGAAGAAGAATAATCACAGCTACATTCTTATGGAGTACGCAACTCGATGCACTCTCAAAGATTTATTGGAAACTCGAAACGTACCACTCACAGACGAGGTAATTATCTGTTCTGCGCCGTAAGAAACACTTGAAAACTCAAcagttgcaaaattatattcacacgTGTGTAGAATTTCACTTTTGTCACATGTTGAGTTTTATATTGTCGATTCTTTAATtctcaattaattatacaaaggAGATGAAGTGtatcaaagaaatattcttaatagGATGCACTGTATTTGTTTTCACAAGTTACTCTGGGAGTACATCATATTCACACGAACAAGATCCTTCACCGAGATTTAAAACCGGAAAATATCATGTTGACTGGCAGCCGCGGGGACATTGTTAAAATCGGCGACTTTGGTCTCTCGAAAAATATGCTGGAGTACGTAAGCcaattttaacaaacaaattttatttttgttttctttttactacTCACGGATTGTTCTCTTTTAAAAGTTGTCAACGAGAAAATTGAAATCCGCACGCAATTAAATATAGCAAACTTTActttcttgataaaaataaaaatgtcagagTTTGACAACAATTGTAGATGTAACATATTCTGTATGAATTTATCTTATtcttatgatttttttttttttaaatatcgaatttcataaaaattccggtggattttgacaaattttattaatttgatttaaaaatacaaattgacAAGATAATAGAACATCAATCTATCGGAATTTCTTATGAAATTTGACATTCTTTAAAGAAACTAtaagaatatgataaattcgtataaaatatattacattttataatttttctcaagtTCTGATAACTTTTgtggtaaaaatatttttctgagaaACGTTTTACAAAACTctgacaaatttaataaatttgaacacTCGTAAGGAAAAAATctaatctaatttaaaaaaaatatcgtttttttctcaaaacaaTTCtgcaaattattgttttctttttgctaACAAAATACCGTAAACATtagaatattctaaaatttctttaataattaaagtttgttATGAAACTTAaggtttgtataaaaaatttaaaatattgtgttttatgattctctaaatttttcttttgtttctatGTAGCctccaaatttttttgaaaagacgTAATATccttaaaaaatcattatttaacaacttctgaaaaaatatttttaatttataactttattgaGAAGATGTAGTATTTAGAAAAACTCATTATTCAATCATTTctgaaaaaagatattcaaattaaactttaacttgaataataaattaccaaattattacacaaaaattaaaaaaaagtgagaAAACATTTTGTGTTATCAGAAAAACTAACGTTCTTACAAAATATACCCCTTTTTCtaacaatttcaatatttttaacaaaaatttttttgtgaaaattaacGTAAGAAACGagtatataatcttttttagtAGAAATTCAaagttttgttaaaaattttatagttttactAAAACAAATTcgataatttcattaaaaattatatttatttttctaaaaagtattgaaattactataaaacttttgaacaattttccGAAGTTActgaaaaacaattttttaataatgaaagttAGAGGttttcgcaaaaaatattttcactagGGTTCtgacatatttatttctatcagAACTTTTATACAAACTTCTTCAAAACCTTTTCcaattgtattatttctttatatattttatagagaaTCGATAACCAATCACGCAGgctcttattattatatggCTCCAGAAGTGCTAACTATACAGCCATATGAATTCAAATGTGATATATGGAGCATGGGTGTTGTACTATACGAGATGATTACAAAGAAACTTCCATTTCCGGCCACGGTAAATTAAGTTGATTAACTATGAAATGCGAATAAGACGTAAAGTAACAGCACATAACTTTGTGCctgaagaattaaaaaaaaatgatatttcttgtaaagaaaaagagctggtgaaaataaatatgttagaaGTTATCagaatttgacaaaaattgtaaGACATGACATATTCTGTATGTTTGATTTAAGAACGTGAATTTGACAAAGCAATGGAGTGTGTCAAAAATTTGTCAGAATTTATCggaattgtttataaaaaattcgacatctttttttaaaaacacgaTAAACTCACACAAAACACGTCACATGTCACAATTTTTGCCGAACTCTGTTAACTtccgagatatttttatttctacaaaagCACGAAGAATACTGAAGACATTTTTTATGTCCTATAAGCATGTTTTGATTATCGTTTCAGAGTCTAGCGGAAATTACGAAATTAGTGTACAATTGTCCGCCGCAGCCTCTGCCACAACAAACATCGGCACCCCTTGCGAATCTGATATCGAAAATGCTAAGGAAGCACAGTTCGTGTCGACCCAGCACCAACCAGCTTGTGCTTTGCCCGTTTCTCGTCCCTTATATCGTTCGAGTGTATCTGAATCTCGGCCGTAGCATTAACTCCGCTCAACGAGAATGCGAGAGCTTCGGAGCGCATCTCTTCTTAAAATTCCTGAATCTACCCAAATCTTAATTGGAGCGATATTTTTGGTGTTTTCTCAATCTCTGAAAGAATAAGTGGATGACTTCGTCACAGATATGAGAATTCATTCTCCCCGAAATTGCATGTTAAACTATTTTAGTAGAATGTTGACTGgattcctgaaaaaaaaactttttattacatgtCTAAGAATTTTTCCGTTGCTTAGCTTTTATTTTGTCCGGGAAAGTAGAATTCCTAAATTTTCCAcgcaatttatatgaaattatcagttttacaatatgattattaataatcttaagttattgcaattttcaatgttatttgtattataagctgtctgtaaaaattaatctttgagTTATGCAGAAACGTAATAGAGAAGAttccgcttttttttttttaattagatgaCATGTTACTGCAATCTCACTTGTGATATTTTTGACCTCAAGTGCGCGATTGAATTAAGgacaatttttcatattgtaTAATGTATTGTACGCACAGCGCGCGAGCGAGCTTTTTGTTATCTTGAGTAACTCTgcattaaatgtattatagtGTACAATCGTCGGaaggaaattaaattataaacgaTTGAACGTACatgatttctaaataattgaGAGCCCGGTCGTTTTCGGTGACGATATACGGAACCAATTTGCCGCCACTGGAAACGGTTAGATTTTAATCTTGCTATTACGGCACTCTGCCTCGATGGAATCCCATTGTTCGACGGACTAGCGTCGAACACGAGCCCTCCGGTCATATGGGAAGCGTAATGACCGGAAGTTGAAACCGGAACTGCGTCGATATACCGCTTCGTTTTGTGCCGACGCCGCGGTCCTGGAAAACCGTACAGTTTGCATCTAGTTAGTACAGATTTCACTCTGTTAGTTTCGTCATCCGAACACGCCCTCGCGACATCGACAGTGTAAGATGattagaagaaatattttcaaccaaaattgaaagtttagtgctgtaaaataaagtaaacatCCAGATGGGATCTATTTTGGATTCTTCATATTTCAAGTGGagcttataaattatgaacTTACCTCTTGCACTCAACCCTTTCGTTTAtcgttgatatttttattatttaaggaTATTACTCGGTATTtagaatacattattttaattcacgTGAAACTGCTACTTTaaggaaaaagaattttgccaGGCAAACTCCATGTCAAAACCATCATTGACGGACTTCGAGGATCCTGATGATCGACTAGCGAACAACACATGACGCGCGTGCAtaagttttttgaaaaagaggtgaattaaaagaagaattgcaaaaattttcagtctgtgaaatctaatttataaacatttgatttcaaaatgtttGACTTTCTTTCGTCCTTTTCTATTCCAAGTATGCTATCAGATGATAtaacgttaaatattaaacgtaataataataaataaaacgaattCAATGTCAATTCAATGTCaaaatcattgaaaataaataaatataaagagtTTATAAATAGAAGAGTTTTCAgtgcttcaaaattttttaagctcttcaaaatttaaaaaattttacaatattattgattatatgtAACGATCTATGAAAACTTTGGGATTTTCATTTTGAAGTTATAATTCCAGATTGAGAGACTCGCAAATTTCACAGATCGAACCCTTAATATTCTTCATTTTAATTCGCTCGTCCTTCGAGATAGAAAATTCAAGTGCATCCGGATATGTGGTGGATTTTGTTACTGAGTTGCTGGTCGTATCCTTCGTTGGCTATGACTTGGTATCCTCCGATATCGAGGACCGCTTTGAGCGCGATACTCGGGGAACAAGTGGATCTCGTGGCCGCCGATAACACGACTTACGCGCCCGACTGGACAAGTACCGCGAATAATGACGCTGCGACCGGTGGCTCGGAATCTATCGATTCGATCGACACAGGACAATCCCCCGTGAATTCCGTCGATCGCGATCGCGAACCGTTGGACGAAGTGGAGCGCATCGAACCCAGACAGTGGCCAGGCAGGCCGGATATCCTTCCGACCCGCAACACCGCGCCTTTCACGACGGAAACATCTTTGGCGCCTAGATCTCCGCAACCCACCACATTGGCACAAAGGTTCTTTTCTAagcttgcaaaaataattcggAAATATTCAGGTTTTCTCGCCTAAATTCAATTTTAGCACAAAATCATCTTTttgtaaattgattttaattatactttcactgtaaatataatagttcgaacattttatttctatctcaAGCGcaataattagtaaatttaataaattttataattttataaaaattgtgaaaactggttattaattaaaagatccATCAGTTTCAGTTAAATTGCTCGTAAATTTGCGTTTCTAAGGTATCCAACTGCTCCACCACCGACGGTTGTCGTCGAAGAAGTCTTCTGCGACTTCGGGCCGAATCCGGCGATGCCGCTTTGCGAGTGGCAAAACGGAAACGGCGCCTTAGACTGGACTGCGGGTACCGGAATGGGCACAAATTGGCTGGGCGGACCAGCGGCCGACGCTACGAGCGGTTCGATGGATGGCgggtaaaaaattgttattctaAAGAAATTCGTAAAAGAgcaaaagttatatttttcttcacgtTGGATCGAAACTATAATATCATTTCTCTCTTTGTATCGctaataaattgtattctttTCTATGTACTTACATTGGTGTTTTTACGGAGTGAAAAATGTCAGTTTTCCATTCATCCTTCACTTTAAtacttctaaaataattttgagcGCGGATTAATGTGTTAGATACGCTTTTCTGGAGACATCGCAGACACCTGCGAAGGATCTAAAGTCCAAAAGCCACGGAGGTCTCCTGCACAGTCCACAATTGGGCAGCACCGGAGTCGCTGGTACCTGCTTCATGTTCAAATACACCATGGACGGCCTCAGCATCGCGGGACTACGGGTGCTGCTTCACGTCGGGACGGACGAGTTTTCGTTCAAGAAAGAGCAAGAGGAAGAATTGCCTGTAGAGAATATCACCGCTCCTGCGTCCTGCGAGCCGGTGGAAGTCGTGGAGGAGCGTGTGCTGTGGCACGCGCAGTATTACACGCTTGGAGCGTGGCAGCAGGCTCAAATACTCTACACTTATCCCGAATTACATTCGGtatattattcaaatcctGCCTTTccctaaaatataatttccttttctttccagcaaacgagaaattattgaaagttcAGAAATGGGATTGAAAATTACTGAGAAGAATTCATTCACGACGATACtgaattctatttaattcttttcaataattttcaatcccatttctgaactttcaataatttctcattTACTGGGTTGATGCCTAAACCCCAGTTTcgtgttgtttttttttttctttatttaattcataaaaatcttGTTAACTAGGTGGTTATTGAAGGCGTGCCGGTGGACTCCACGGATCCCTCGCGTTTATATCGCGGATATATCGCTATCGACGACATAGATTTGCAGAGTGGCACGTCCTGCACTGGATTTTGCAACTTTGCCGGTGGTTTCTGCGAGTGGAACAATGACGCGGAAGACGACTTCGATTGGACCATAGTGAGTGCGCTGCCAAGCGAAGTCTTTGTCACGACGAAATCCAAATgctacaataatttaaaaatacgcttcctaaaataataaagataagcAATGAATCACGTGACGCACAAGTGCATAAaagattcttgaaaaattttcatcatcCGTGCGAAGGAGATttgaaaaagggaaaaaaactttttcagaGTCGCGGCAGCGGGAATCCCACGACCGGTCCGGCGATGGACAGTTCCAGCGATCGTGCCACAGCCGGCGGTTACGCTTTCATCGATTCCAGCTTCCCGCGAAGGCCCGGCGACACGGCGAAACTGATAAGCTCGAGCTTTCCACCGACCAGCGCGAACACGCCGATGTGCATGCACTTCTGGTTCCACATGTTCGGATCCGGAATTGGCCACCTGAAGCTCTTTCTACGTCACTTCCGCAGCTCGGACAGCCAGCTCCAAGAAATCTGGGGGCTGTCCGGAAACGCCGGCAACGCCTGGTTCATGTCGCAGGTCACGATCAGCTCCCTCGATGACTTTCAGCTAGTTTTCGAGGCGTCGGTGGGCAACACCGGTATGGGAGATATCGCCATCGACGATATTTCATACGGGCACGGTGCTTGCCCTGGTAGGTTCTCAAACATTGCTTACATCGCTCGACTGTGTCGAACCGAAAAGTTAAATATCAATGCTTCTGCAAAAACCGTAAACAGtactttcaataaattaaacttatatataaattggtccTTCTTAAATACAGAAGTAGAGAACTTCACGCAGTAAATCTTACtttcttcataaataaatgcaagtaTATTTGCAAACACATTTtgaaaaactaaatttaagaCAGGCATTGAGATGtttcttgatttaaaaaaaaactttgttaattttacggttataattatctttaactGAAAAACTGATTGAGATTCTAAACTgaaagtgtataaaaatatagttttaagGGGATCGCGAAGTCGTTTGTTTTAccgatttcttttaaataaactttacttttttttggctgtgtagaatgaaaaatccttttctgtaattaaagtacatatgctaatataaggtcgatttgaaagaatttttcattccacgcagccaaaaaaaaaaattttacaaaaaatagaaggtaaaacaGGTACCGATCTGctttactttctatttttcgtaaaattctttttttttagattggaaaattttttcaaatcgaCTGTCCACCctgtattagcatatgtactttaattacggaaaaaaattttttattctacacagccaaaaaaagtaaaatctatttaaaagaaatcggTAAAACAGACGATTCCGGGATTCCCTTAAGCCActtttaattttcacattttcggTTGATGATAATTGCAGCCGACTAATTAATGCTTTACACTGCTCCAAAGTTTCGCCGCAAGTGGCTGGCCCGATACCGCGAGATTGCACCTTTGAGGTCGACGAGTGCGAGTGGATCAACTCGCGGGATCCGGATCGCGTTGAGTGGGAAAGAGTGTCCACCCAAGTGTTAGGCCCAAGAAATCAGAGGAAACCGTACAGCAATGGGCACACCGTTAACCGGCGCAACGAGTACTTCCTGGGACTTGGACGTCTTCGAGGTCCGCGATCGTCCGGCGGCGGCACCGCTCAGTTGGTCAGCCGAGAGATGAGGGGCTCCGAAGAACCGATTTGCATCACGTTCTGGTACTTCATGTTCGAGCCATTCATCGATTCCACAGGACCTAGTTTGGGTGA
The window above is part of the Linepithema humile isolate Giens D197 chromosome 8, Lhum_UNIL_v1.0, whole genome shotgun sequence genome. Proteins encoded here:
- the LOC137001525 gene encoding serine/threonine-protein kinase Nek5-like isoform X1 — protein: MKMDNHIDDYTLESVIGKGTFGTVYLVKRKKDLKLFVIKAQDLSTMTSPSKRVLEEVRCLQKLRHPNIVFYHDAWKKNNHSYILMEYATRCTLKDLLETRNVPLTDEDALYLFSQVTLGVHHIHTNKILHRDLKPENIMLTGSRGDIVKIGDFGLSKNMLEESITNHAGSYYYMAPEVLTIQPYEFKCDIWSMGVVLYEMITKKLPFPATSLAEITKLVYNCPPQPLPQQTSAPLANLISKMLRKHSSCRPSTNQLVLCPFLVPYIVRVYLNLGRSINSAQRECESFGAHLFLKFLNLPKS
- the LOC137001525 gene encoding serine/threonine-protein kinase nekl-2-like isoform X2, translated to MTSPSKRVLEEVRCLQKLRHPNIVFYHDAWKKNNHSYILMEYATRCTLKDLLETRNVPLTDEDALYLFSQVTLGVHHIHTNKILHRDLKPENIMLTGSRGDIVKIGDFGLSKNMLEESITNHAGSYYYMAPEVLTIQPYEFKCDIWSMGVVLYEMITKKLPFPATSLAEITKLVYNCPPQPLPQQTSAPLANLISKMLRKHSSCRPSTNQLVLCPFLVPYIVRVYLNLGRSINSAQRECESFGAHLFLKFLNLPKS
- the LOC105678644 gene encoding MAM and LDL-receptor class A domain-containing protein 1-like isoform X1; this translates as MTRVHKFFEKEKIQVHPDMWWILLLSCWSYPSLAMTWYPPISRTALSAILGEQVDLVAADNTTYAPDWTSTANNDAATGGSESIDSIDTGQSPVNSVDRDREPLDEVERIEPRQWPGRPDILPTRNTAPFTTETSLAPRSPQPTTLAQRYPTAPPPTVVVEEVFCDFGPNPAMPLCEWQNGNGALDWTAGTGMGTNWLGGPAADATSGSMDGGYAFLETSQTPAKDLKSKSHGGLLHSPQLGSTGVAGTCFMFKYTMDGLSIAGLRVLLHVGTDEFSFKKEQEEELPVENITAPASCEPVEVVEERVLWHAQYYTLGAWQQAQILYTYPELHSVVIEGVPVDSTDPSRLYRGYIAIDDIDLQSGTSCTGFCNFAGGFCEWNNDAEDDFDWTISRGSGNPTTGPAMDSSSDRATAGGYAFIDSSFPRRPGDTAKLISSSFPPTSANTPMCMHFWFHMFGSGIGHLKLFLRHFRSSDSQLQEIWGLSGNAGNAWFMSQVTISSLDDFQLVFEASVGNTGMGDIAIDDISYGHGACPVSPQVAGPIPRDCTFEVDECEWINSRDPDRVEWERVSTQVLGPRNQRKPYSNGHTVNRRNEYFLGLGRLRGPRSSGGGTAQLVSREMRGSEEPICITFWYFMFEPFIDSTGPSLGVLRLYVQAVGDTVTEAKPIWQLYNNQGPTWNYAQTNINQNSDFNIVFEGTWGPNRASGSIGIDDIAFYTGNCSVRPANAAVRTEDCSFEKGLCGWENTTASDNDRSVMWQRAFLAHRPAQLLDRTFGATGDFVFFDIFTTNKQSTKVQLRSPVIGASPDEEFICFTFWFAAFGVEESTTLRVIKMPAENGDEDGEGEEEKPLWSLTAKGLNNPRPVWMAAQVTIEARTPYRLILEGSASNGGFAIDDIKFQPLACATRPANAQPIENET
- the LOC105678644 gene encoding MAM and LDL-receptor class A domain-containing protein 1-like isoform X3, which gives rise to MTRVHKFFEKEKIQVHPDMWWILLLSCWSYPSLAMTWYPPISRTALSAILGEQVDLVAADNTTYAPDWTSTANNDAATGGSESIDSIDTGQSPVNSVDRDREPLDEVERIEPRQWPGRPDILPTRNTAPFTTETSLAPRSPQPTTLAQRYPTAPPPTVVVEEVFCDFGPNPAMPLCEWQNGNGALDWTAGTGMGTNWLGGPAADATSGSMDGGYAFLETSQTPAKDLKSKSHGGLLHSPQLGSTGVAGTCFMFKYTMDGLSIAGLRVLLHVGTDEFSFKKEQEEELPVENITAPASCEPVEVVEERVLWHAQYYTLGAWQQAQILYTYPELHSVVIEGVPVDSTDPSRLYRGYIAIDDIDLQSGTSCTGFCNFAGGFCEWNNDAEDDFDWTISRGSGNPTTGPAMDSSSDRATAGGYAFIDSSFPRRPGDTAKLISSSFPPTSANTPMCMHFWFHMFGSGIGHLKLFLRHFRSSDSQLQEIWGLSGNAGNAWFMSQVTISSLDDFQLVFEASVGNTGMGDIAIDDISYGHGACPVSPQVAGPIPRDCTFEVDECEWINSRDPDRVEWERVSTQVLGPRNQRKPYSNGHTVNRRNEYFLGLGRLRGPRSSGGGTAQLVSREMRGSEEPICITFWYFMFEPFIDSTGPSLGVLRLYVQAVGDTVTEAKPIWQLYNNQGPTWNYAQTNINQNSDFNIVFEGTWGPNRASGSIGIDDIAFYTGNCSGEFSPLHFLKQISFW
- the LOC105678644 gene encoding MAM and LDL-receptor class A domain-containing protein 1-like isoform X2, which produces MWWILLLSCWSYPSLAMTWYPPISRTALSAILGEQVDLVAADNTTYAPDWTSTANNDAATGGSESIDSIDTGQSPVNSVDRDREPLDEVERIEPRQWPGRPDILPTRNTAPFTTETSLAPRSPQPTTLAQRYPTAPPPTVVVEEVFCDFGPNPAMPLCEWQNGNGALDWTAGTGMGTNWLGGPAADATSGSMDGGYAFLETSQTPAKDLKSKSHGGLLHSPQLGSTGVAGTCFMFKYTMDGLSIAGLRVLLHVGTDEFSFKKEQEEELPVENITAPASCEPVEVVEERVLWHAQYYTLGAWQQAQILYTYPELHSVVIEGVPVDSTDPSRLYRGYIAIDDIDLQSGTSCTGFCNFAGGFCEWNNDAEDDFDWTISRGSGNPTTGPAMDSSSDRATAGGYAFIDSSFPRRPGDTAKLISSSFPPTSANTPMCMHFWFHMFGSGIGHLKLFLRHFRSSDSQLQEIWGLSGNAGNAWFMSQVTISSLDDFQLVFEASVGNTGMGDIAIDDISYGHGACPVSPQVAGPIPRDCTFEVDECEWINSRDPDRVEWERVSTQVLGPRNQRKPYSNGHTVNRRNEYFLGLGRLRGPRSSGGGTAQLVSREMRGSEEPICITFWYFMFEPFIDSTGPSLGVLRLYVQAVGDTVTEAKPIWQLYNNQGPTWNYAQTNINQNSDFNIVFEGTWGPNRASGSIGIDDIAFYTGNCSVRPANAAVRTEDCSFEKGLCGWENTTASDNDRSVMWQRAFLAHRPAQLLDRTFGATGDFVFFDIFTTNKQSTKVQLRSPVIGASPDEEFICFTFWFAAFGVEESTTLRVIKMPAENGDEDGEGEEEKPLWSLTAKGLNNPRPVWMAAQVTIEARTPYRLILEGSASNGGFAIDDIKFQPLACATRPANAQPIENET